GCACCGGCACGGTGACATGGCCTCGCTCAGCTCGGCCGCCACGTACCGCGCCGAGTGCATCAGCACCTACAGCCAGGGGCCGGGGCACCCAGAGCCCCGCTTCGAGGGGGAGCGGTACCGCTACGACGCCTTCGGGTACCCaggtatggggtggggggggaccccgAGCTGTACCCTCCTGTCCTGAGCCCTGTCCCCTGAGCACCCCATGGCTCTCTGGATCATCCTGCACCCCCTGCCAAGTCCCttcacgcccccccccccccccccccccccgtgctccccaaGGTCCCCAGGCGCTGTGTCCCCAGTTCTTCCCTCCCTGCAATGTCTCAGAAACCCcagcaacccccccccagccttctcCCCCCAAATTTTCCTGGCCATCTCCTGTGTCCCCACCTGTTCCCAGGCcacccatgcccccccccccccccccccagaccctcctaCAGCCtttgggcacccccagcccaccctGTACCCCCCGGCCCCGTACACCTGGGGTGCCCAGCTCCCCATGCAGCcttcccaatgtccccaaccaCCAGTGTCacctgccacccccagcccccccaaaacagcaGCCCTAGCCTCTCCTGCACCCCCCAATTCCCTTGACACCCCTGAATGCtgtgcccgcccccccccttgCTGACCCCCATGACCGGTCCCCGCAGGGTCCCCGGGGGCCATGTACCCCTGCAGCCTGGGCACCTGGGTGCGGGCCCAGGGGGACACCTACCAGGTGGTGGCCGACGTCAGCCAGTTTGAGCCCCCCGACATCGTGGTGACCACCTCCAATGGCCACGTCGCCATCCGGGCCGAGAAGGTGAGgagccgggggggtggggggggacagccCCCGTACCCCAAACACGGGCCCCTGCTGCCTGGGGTGGGGGAcaagccccagctctgccccgtggCACCCATCATCTTCCATGGGGGTAACTGGGAGCAGCCACTGCGGGAACTGGGAACTGTCCTCGCTGAGAGTGGGGAAACTGGGAATGGTCACTGGGGTAATGGGGGGACTGGAAACAACCCCTCTGTAAGACTGGGGCAActgggagctgctccctgctggggtGGCTGGGAATCCCCCACACTTGCACTGGGGTAACTGGGAAGTGCCCACTGTGCATAGCCGTCGTGTGttgccgtgctgtgccatgccgcGCTGTGCCATACTGTGCCGTACCGTGCCGCactgtgccgtgctgtgccgcaCTGTGCCACGCTGTGCCGCACTGTGCCACGCTGTGCCGCACTGTGCCGCACTGTGCCACGCTGTACCACACTGTGCCACGCTGTGCCGCACTGTGCCGCACTGTGCCACGCTGTACCACACTGTGCCACGCTGTGCCGCACTGTGCCATACTGTGCCGCACTGTGCCACACTGTGCCACGCTGTGCCGCACTGTGCCATACTGTGCCGCACTGTGCCGCACTGTGCCACGCTGTACCACGCTGTGCCGCACTGTGCCATACTGTGCCGCACTGTGCCGCACTGTGCCACGCTGTGCCGCACTGTGCCGCACTGTGCCACGCTGTGCCATactgtgccatgctgtgccgcACTGTGCCACACTGTGCCGcactgtgccatgctgtgccgcACTGTGCCACGCTGTGCCGCACTGTACCATACCGTGCCACGCTGTGCCACACGGTGCCGCACTGTGCCACGCTGTGCCGCACTGTGCCACGCTGTGCCGCACTGTGCCGTaccgtgccatgctgtgccacaCTGTGCCACGCTGTGCCGCACTGTGCCGTACCATGCCACGCTGTGCCGCACTGTGCCACGCTATGCCGCACTGTGCCATACTGTGCCGCACTGTGCCGCACTGTGCCACGCTGTGCCGCACTGTGCCGCACTGAGCCGCACTGTGCCACGCTGTGCCGCACTGTGCCACGCTGTGCCGCACTATGCCACGCTGTGCCGcactgtgccatgctgtgccgcACTGTGCCATACTGTGCCGCACTGTGCCACGCTGTGCCGCACTGTGCCGTACCATGCCATGCTGTGCTACACTGTGCCACGCTGTGCCGCACTGTGCCGTACCATGCCACGCTGTGCCGCACTGTGCCACGCTGTGCCGCACTGTGCCGTACCATGCCATGCTGTGCTACACTGTGCCACGCTGTGCCGCACTGTGCCGTACCATGCCACGCTGTGCCGCACTGTGCCATACTGTGCCGCACTGTGCCACGCTGTGCCGCACTGTGCCGTACCATGCCACGCTGTGCCGCACTGTGCCACGCTATGCCGCACTGTGCCATACTGTGCCGCACTGTGCCGCACTGTGCCACGCTGTGCCGCACTGTGCCGCACTGAGCCGCACTGTGCCACGCTGTGCCGCACTGTGCCACGCTGTGCCGCACTGTGCCGTaccgtgccatgctgtgccacactgtgccacgctgtgccgcactgtgccgtgctgtgccacgCTGTGCCACACTGTGCCATGCTATGCCGCACTGTGCCGCACTGTGCCGCGCTGTGCCGCACTGAGCCGCGCTGTGCCACGCTGTGCCACGCTGTGCCGCACTGTGCCACGCTGTGCCACGCTGTGCCGCACTGTGCCACGCTGTGCCACGCTGTGCCGCACTGTGCCACGCTGTGCCGCGCTGTGCCACGCTGTGCCGCGCTGTGCCACGCTGTGCCGCGCTGTGCCGCACTGTGCCGTACCATGCCGGCACCACTTCCCCACAGGTGGCCGAGGACGGCACCGTGTGTGACACCTTCACCCACCAGTGTCGGCTGCCTGAGGACACGGACCCGCTGTCGGTGAGCTGTGCCCTCACCGAAGCTGGCACGCTGCTCATCACCGCCCGGCGCCGCGCCGGCACCCGCCCCGGCGAACCCCCGCAGCCGCTGTACCGCAGCGAGGCCACGCTGGGAGCGGGGCCGGTGCGGGGACAGTGACGGCGACCCCGGTCCATGCAGGGTGGGGGCTCGGCTGGTGCCTCCGTGCTGCGGCATGGTGGCTCTGTTTATAAAGtccttttattaaattaatataaaaatctcTGTATTTACATGGGGGGTGATGCGGCGAGGCTGTGGCCGTGCCTGGGGGagcactggggctgggggctgaggggggggggggtggaggtaGTGATGTGgggagccccaggagctggcagggaaggtgggggggtgtgggcaggctggggggcaccTGGCCACCCCTGTTGCCGGGTCGAGGGCACCCACCCTACGCCAGGACCCGGTGCGGGCATCCCCCGGTACCCGCGGGGGATAGGGGGGGACCCTGCAGTGCCCGCCCCCAGCGCATGGGTGGGGGacgtggggtggtggtggtggggtgtcTGGTGTCGCCGTCACTTGTCGGTGTCGCCGTCATCGGGGCCGGCCTCGCGGGGCAtggggtggtgctggtggcGGTCCCAGAGCTGGCGCAGGTCGGTGGTGTCGGGCTCGGGCGCGCTGGTGCTGCTGCGGCGGAAGCTGGCGAGCGGTGGCAGCACCTTCACCCCCTTGGCCGTCAGCGAGCCCTCGATGGCCTTGCGGAGCTGCGGGAACCCCAATGTCATCAGCGGGCAGGTGTGGAGCTCCCAACCCCACCGCCAGAGCCCCCCCTGCGGCTCCTCACCTCCTTGAGGGACACCATGCCCACCAGGCGCCCAATACTGGTGACGTACGCGTGGTCGAGGCCCAGCAGTGAGAAGATGGTGTGGGTCTGCGGGGAGACAGGGGGCTCAGAATTTGGGGGGGCAGACTGGAGGGGGGcgcaatgggcacaaactgggggggggagacACGGGCATACCTTGTGCAGCGAGGTGCACTCCACCAGCTGGAAGGGCGCGGGGTCGATCTGGGCACTGCCGAAGTCCAcgggctgctccagctgctgctcctcccacGCCAGGATCTGGGGCGGGGGGACCAGGCCGTGGGGCAtggcccccccaaaacctccgtACCTCCCCATCACGGGGCCGTAGGGCTGTAGGGGCGCCCCTCACCCTCCCCATGGTGGGcatggggggggtctcacctcTGCCGGCGTCATCCGGTCCCCCGCATCCACGTCCTCCTGCGGGAGAGGTGGGGGTGAGCGGGGCCAGCTGGGGGCACCGAGATCAGCCAAGCCCGGCTTGTGATTGGTGGAGAGAACGCGGGCTGGTGCATGATTGGCTGAGGAAAGCGGCTGGGATCAGCCGGGGAGATCCCGGTCGCGCTACGATTCGCCAAGCGGATTTGGGATCGAGAGTTCACACGCCCTGATTGGCCGAGCGGAAATCGGGACAGGCTGAGATTGGCTGCGCAGATGTGGGCCAAATGGGATTGGCCAAGCAGAATCGTGCCGGGCTCCTGATTGGTTAAGAGGATCCAGGCTGGCCTCTGATTGGCTGAGAGGAGCCACACCCTGCCTGCAGCTTACCGTGATGGAAATGCGGACGTGCTTGGCCTTGCGAGGGGCCGTGCCCTGCGCCTGGCACCACGCGGGAGAGACGGCGGCGTTAGGGGCGGCACCGTGGGGAGGGGCCGGtcaggatgggatgggaaaggTGGGtgagggatgggatgggatgggattgggttgggttggattgggttgggttgggttgggatGGGCCGGGTCGGGTTGGGAtgaatgggttgggttgggatGGGTTGGGTCGGGTTGGGAtgaatgggttgggttgggttgggttgggatgggatggatggatgggttgAAATGGGATGGGAGAGATGTgttgggaggggatgggatgggatgggatgggatgatTGGGTTGGAATGGGATGGGATAGATGTGTTGGGATGAGAtgagatgggatgggatgggatgggatgggatgatTGGGTTGGACTGGGATGGGATAGATGTGTTGGGATGAGATGGGATGGGTTGGGATGGATGGGGTGGGAAGGGCAGGAACAGGAAGGGATAGGCAGGGTGGGAAGGTTCAAGTAGGGATGGGAAAGAATGGGATGGGAAAGGTCAAGTGGGGATGcagagggatgggatgggcagGAACAAGCGCTCACCTCCGCGGGCTCTGCAGCAGTGTTGGCACAGAAGAGGCTCTTGAGGGCGATGCCGGAGGTGTCAGCAGTGCCGGCTGCAGGTGGGCAGAGGGGTCAGCGCAGGgacatggcggggggggggggttccatggggggcacagggcacaGACTCACCAGGGGGGCTGTTGGTGGGGACGCTGGGCACCCGCTTCAGCGCTGGCTTCAGGGGCTTGCGGGAGCTGCCGCGCGTGGGGGCGAAGGAAGAGGCTTCCGTGTTGATCTGCGAGAAGGAAGGGACAGGGTTGGGGGACGCGGGCACCCTGGtgggggcaccccagggtggctgcccctgcagccccctcacCTGGAAGCAGACGCTGGCTTCAGAGAGCCGGTGCCCATCCTCGAAGCTTGCCCGTGCCC
This sequence is a window from Anser cygnoides isolate HZ-2024a breed goose chromosome 9, Taihu_goose_T2T_genome, whole genome shotgun sequence. Protein-coding genes within it:
- the LOC136791476 gene encoding heat shock protein beta-7-like → MGMRRRAHGRPPPLGTWALGTGARWHRHGDMASLSSAATYRAECISTYSQGPGHPEPRFEGERYRYDAFGYPGSPGAMYPCSLGTWVRAQGDTYQVVADVSQFEPPDIVVTTSNGHVAIRAEKVAEDGTVCDTFTHQCRLPEDTDPLSVSCALTEAGTLLITARRRAGTRPGEPPQPLYRSEATLGAGPVRGQ